TATTTGCACAAGAGGTGGGTGGCTACCCCCTCTTATCCTCTATAGCTTTCCCTAGGTTGTTGGCAGCCAAACAAATGGGTACTGCCACCTCTGGGAAGGATGCCGTCAccctcattaacccggtagcagcgacgggccaaatttgtggcttcacagtgtaccagcgacgggccaaatttgtggctttacagtgtaccagcaacgggccaaatttgtggctttacagtgtaccagcaacgggccaaatttgtggctttacagtgtaccagcaacgggccaaatttgtggctttacagtgtaccagcgacgggccaaatttgtggctttacagtgtaccagcaacgggccaaatttgtggcttcacagtgtaccagcgacgggccaaattttttaccgtgatataaacccaaaaaaatagatgatgcataaactgatcacaaatgcgttgatatatattataaaatggtttgcgtgtgatgattttttcctcattttgctTGCTTAGagaggcctttaagaaacatgtgtagtgcggcgactatgcctgataaACGAggctcccataacccacttagccagtggggtacctctttggccaactcggtaaggagtggctctcccgtcacgctggtcgtgggttcaatcccaggcagccggcgaataccctgatcttcattaatttcttgtgtgtttcgatacacgcagaggacgtgttggaaaataaaaaaataagctcccggggcatgacagtgaTGGCATAGCGGTggcatcctatcctgcggttctgttgagtttccccgaagggttAAGGGGGAAATTCGGTAATTTGGGTGAAAATTGTCGAAATTTTCAAACTTCGTGTATGGCGTcgtcactcttcacccaaccagGGTGACTGGTTGCCAGGCACATAACGCCGCGTAAAGCGGATTTAAATGGCTGGACATTTAAATGCCTTCGCTGCGGACACGCCCTCTTATCCACTAagctttgttttccttgtatttctttcgttttttctgcttttttcagAATTTTTCTGATTGATAGCGGTGTACGATACTTTGGGTCTGTCTGGTGAGGAGTGTGAGCAGTTGGCGTGCCACATGGCCTTGGGCTCAGTGCGTGAAATAAGACGGGAGTGGGTGTACGTACTCTCTTCACGTCATTCTCTATCTTCCATGGTGATGACTTTTGTGCGTTTGTTTTGTCGTACCGACTATAGTAAGTGACAATGCCACGTACGAGTGCAAAAAGAAAGTCAAAAAGTGAAGCAGGCCGCCAGAATATattgaaaaggtggaggaaatgtGACGATACGCATCAGCCACCCTCCCAGGAGGGTGTCAAAGGGTTCACAGCATATACGCCACGGAAAGCAGTAAAGAAgtcaaagaagaaaagcaagacaacACCTGGCCCTGATTACCAGCCTGGTAATTTCTAAACAAACTGTCCTGGCAACAATGAGGTGGGGTGGGCTCCACTGAGACCCAGTGAATATGCTATTTTCATTTTAGATATATCAAAAATATGTTATATAACCTAATATGATTATAACACGGGACCAGGAGCCTTGGCTTCTTTAGAGGTCTACCAGGCAAGGGAGAACTCACCTTCCGTAAGGGCTATACAGGTGACATAAACGTGATGTAAACATGGCCTGAACTACCTAAACAACCACTACCAACCTTCCAGGAATGGCCGAAGAGTTATGTAAGTAAATATTTGGATTTGGTGCATGTTGGAGTGATTGTTATGGGGTATTGAAGATGTTCACACACATAATGTTTAATAACTCTGTCAGTAATTGACCAATTTTAGAAAGTCAAGTATCAAAATGATCACCATCCTCGTGTTTAGTAAACGTACTATTATCACGAATCAATTTCCTCAAATAAATTTATGACAAATTTATAAAACTCGAATTTTTGATGAAATAAAAAGGTAACATTTTGCGGTGTAATAAATTTGTTGTAACTTCAGCTAGGTGTATGAAAATAGTAGCATaggtactttattgtgtatattatcTGTGATCAAAAGGAAATTGCCATACTATTCATAGTTTTGAAGTTATTACGTAATTTTGAATGTCTTTCGTCAATTCCAAACATAACGCACTGCACAAAAACTACGGCAGCTTTCTTTACCATATTACTGGTATAGAAGCACTGCATATTAATACACATTGTGTAAAAATATTATTCACCTAGGTGAGAAAATAAAGGTAGGAGGACCCAAAAACCGATATCAGTGCCAAGCGGCCGAATTTCCACcttaacaggtaggatggcccatgctctccgagggtaatagaaaatgggaagtgttggaggtatgtctctatggggacattgtgaaatagtgcaccaaaaatggtcactgtctaaggtctcaacacacagaaattaatctacatagagggaagtcgtgtagtgcggcgactatgcctgatgaatgagactcccataacccacttagccagtgaggtacctctttggccgactcggtaaggagtggctctcccatcatgctggtcgtgggttcaatcccaagCAGCCAGTGAATACCcagatcttgattaatttctcatgtgtttcgatacacgcagaggacgtgttggaaaatagaaaaataagctcccggggcatgacacttGATGCCCGCAGCTGCCGGGTCAAGCAATGGCTGGCAGTAAGTGGTGTGCTCGGTAAATCAAACCAGTGATTTACGAGAGTTGGTCAGCCGAATGAGAACCATAGACATGTCATTCCACTACAAGTATACGGATAGCACGCATCTGTAGCTAAAGCTGGTATATGTTTACCGTTGTTGTTGATGAGATTTCAGGCCCCAGTCCGCCGCCGTATCAgcactccacagggccgctaacattataacagtaatattagcacctaaagttgtcctcaatcctcatattcgtgaagtcgtaggatttagtgaataagtgagtcttcagcgctttcttgaagattgccagactgccacAGTGCCACTGTTCTTAATATCCCCGGGTAAATTATTATTGAGCCGCGGGGTACTCTTCTCAAATGCCCCCTAGCCAATTtaggttgcgaggggtgagtatgggcaaacactagaataataccgaaaAATTGCCCTGTGGGTCCTTGGCAGCCGAACAACCCTCATTAATAAATCCACACTATAGGGACGAGTCACCTGCGTATCAGGAGCACTATCAGCCGCCATAGCAGAACACTAGATCACACAGTGCCTCCAATACAAGTGCACTGGCCCTGTGGCACTCCCTTGGGCACCCCCTGAGGCACCACGGGGAAGGGCCTCCTCACCTGGGGCCGCCCGAAGGCTCTTGCTGATGACACGTCCCGCATGATTTGTTACTCTGCTGTGCTTCTCCTCCCTGTCCGGCCGCCCCAGCAGTGCCACAGTAGCGTGTCAGTCACCTCTGGCACTCAACACACAGGTGCCTTTATGCCGCCACACAAAAATATCTCCCCGGCTGTTCCCGAGAAGTGTTCGAGTCCGTGCGCGCCTCACCACAGCCTTGGCATggacctcccttcccttcccttcccttcagcactCCACAGCTATTTCGTTTTCCCAGCAACAAGACAATAGCTTCCACTGTAACAATAGCTTCCTCAAGTAACACTGAGCACGGCCCTGGAAAGCGTAGAGGAATAagtaatgaaaagaataaataagccTTCCAGCCAATGAATTAAGCCTTTCGAGCATGTTAAATGAAACTGAAAACCATATATTACAGCGAAATTATAACacagatgaaaatgatgataaaaaaacattattatcgctctcaagaaaaaaatagaagtcgTGTTGGCGCCTTAATAACCGGGGATAGACGTTGTATTGAGTATTCTGGTATTAGCGCCATAACCTCACTGCACCCTATGCACTTTGTATCGTTTCAGTTCAGTTCAGGTTCAGTTCAGTATGAGTTGGACACAGTAACATGACCACTGACCCAGCTTCAGCAACGACATCTGCATGGCCTTACGCGCACTCTACAACATAGAACTCTGTGGCCAAAATCCAGCAGCTCGTCGCGAACCCAAACAAAAACATGAAACCCGCCAACACTTCGTCCGTCCGGCAAGGTGTTCATCATGTTAGCACCTAAAAAGTTATCGTCGATGCACATGTttgtaggatttagtgaatgagtgagtctgTGTCTTCGGTGCTTTCTTGAAATCTGCCCTACATGTATCCCTTGGTCCCATTCTTTACAAGTTTGATTAAATTCTAACCTCAGTACTCTATAAATCACAGCATACACCTAGTAGTCTAAATAATAATTAATACTCCCATCAATGTAAAGTGAGCTGTGCAAGGTACACAACTCAGTCTTTTTTACTTAATTGTCTTATACTTAGTAATATACAAACCCCAGTTGGCTGACGTACCTATAGATTTCAGCTGCCCCATTTTATCCCTATTTCGTATACCTCATATTGCCTAACTTTTGCACATGGGGTAGAAACCAGGTGAGTTCAGTAATTTTGGCATATCATAGTCACTTTGCCATGTTTCCGATGTCTAAGTGATGATTAGTAAAAATACCAGCTTATCGCTTCCTAATTTGATGATCTATGTATAAGGAAacaaccccaccttaccctaatgGCTGGTATCCTATCACAGTGAAATAGTGATGGCCATTTATAGGGAAGTGGGCATTAGGGAGGATTGGAGAAATAAATAGTATGATATATGGTTCCTAGGTTTAGGGCCCTAGTTTTTCGTTTTTCTCAAATATTATTTTCTACAATTTTAAATAGAGAATAAATCAGCACAATATAACCCCTTGGACATTGTGTTATTTTGAGAAGTGCAAAAATTAAGGTATAGCAGAATTACATGAGAAAACAGAACAAAGTCACCACTGAATTTACATAGATACTGCCATTGTGTTTTTTAAACTTACAGAACCCCACATAAGCCTAATGGATAGTAATATATTAACCCTAAAATAATACCGTAGCTTATTGCCACTTTAAATATGGTTATCATTGCTTCATAGCATAGTGATCTGTTGAGGGGTCGAGAAGACAGTCACATggagaagcaagaaaggaagtgCCTAGCTGCCAGAGAGTCTGTTTGAGGATAGTTGGAATATTTAATGTCTGCTTTTTACTTGTTACATTCAACTCAAAATATACAATACATGCCCAAGGAGTTTTCATGTATGTTGATTTGATTTCTACTCTCAAATTTGTGGAAAATTATCTTTTTATTAAAGACTTAGAGGGACCTAATATGAATCTTAACCAAATAAACTAAAATTTTAAGTTTTGATCCAATATACATTAGTATAGTCCATATGTATACAACTTATGGTTACTTTCAGGAAGCTGTGATGGTTGTGGAATAATTCCTGGCGCAATATACATCATTTGAAATTGCATGAGGGTCAGACCAGTGCAACTATGGCCGTAAGTGCTTTTGAAATTTTGTGCGCAGAAAATGTATGACTGTACACTCCACCTCTTCAAAATAGCATACCTGCCTTCATTTTATAGTTTTAAGAATTTAAAATTTTCCTCAATGTTAAAATActacaataataagaaaatatgTTAGTAAATATAAATATGATTGCTATCAAAGAAAGGCAGCTCACTAAAAGTAACCTGAGCCTTCCATATACTAACATTCACAATAAAAATTCTGCCTGGAaccatgccaaatctattcttcaacttaccaaaaactctttcattgaTATAAATTGTCAAAATCTTGCTAACTCTAATTTTTCGAAagatttctggcatctagccataaAACATCTTAACTACcatacttcactttttttctattttccacctCTCTGTGATCCTGATAGCTCTACAGCTGTTACATATATCTCTAAAGTTGGACTCTTCACTCACACTTTTTTCAGAAAACTCCACTATGGGGTTGCATCTCATCATTTTATTTCAGAGAGGAAATACAAAGTtatattttttgtaatttttcttttcatatttgacAGAAGTGGCACAACAGAGCAGCCATCTTAGCAGAGTTCACCAATTCATTATCAAAGGAGTCTGCTGGAGAAGATTTTGCCATCGATTGCTCAAGCAGTGATGAAGAGGTGCCACTTAACCCAAGAGTGCCAGTTATCCTGTCCTCATGTCTTTCCACCTCTACCAGGTTGCCAAAGAAGACAAAATATGAGATGAATAAGTCTGAAAGTTATGATTCCTTCAAAAAACATCAACATAACAAAGCTCATAGTCCTTCAAGACCTTCAGATTCAGGCCAAGAGGCACCCGCTGCCAGAAGAAAGGGACATATCAAGAATCAGGAACAAGCCGAAGAGAGAACACCTGTGAGTAAAGTATGGAGTCATGAGAAATTGAATTTGTCTAATACTGGAGGTTTTTCACCAGTCTGCACCACCCCTCTTACGAGTAAAATTAAAAGTGAAATAGACATCAACGACCCAGGGATAATATTTCCCTCAAGTGAAGCTACTTATGATGAAGCCTCAACACACAGTAGTGGAGCTTATGCTAATGCTTTTGAGCCTCCGTCACCAGTTCTTGGATGGAGAAGAACTGGGGCCTGGTCTTGTTCACCACTTATCAAGGCAAAAAAGACCAAAGTTAAAACCTGCTCCTCTGCATCTGGTTCTCATAAGGTGCCAAAGAGAAAGCTAGCCATCAGTAAGACTGCCTCTGTAAAAAGGCAAATAATCACTGAGGATGAAGCAGTCCAAACAAATCTGAACTTTAATGAAGgtagagaagcagaaaaagaaaatcaaagcaATTTAAACATAGACTCAGTCATTAGTGATGTCAATTGTAATACAAAAACAGGGAATCTAAATGAATCTCATGGTTATGACAGAGAATCCAGAGTGACTCAAGATGGAAGCCAAGGCCAAGACACAAATTCATACCCACTTCTGCGACCTGAAGCCTTTAAAAGTGAGCAGTCAGTGTTAAGCCAGTCAAGTGACCATTGTATAAGGCAAGTTGTCCTGCCAAGATGTGAAGACCAAAGTAATTCCACGTTTTCAAATAGTGACTTGCAGTCAACAGCCTTGACAGATCTCAGTCCCTTACAGGAAACACCAGAACACTGTGTTGATCACCAAGCATCTCAGATCATTGTTGTGGCATCTGAAGGAACAGACAGTCAAGTGGACTACAACATTGAAATGCCTCTAACACCCAGCAAACACTCCTTGGAGGGAACAGATGTGTCTGAGGTAAGTTTACTTTGATTTCTTGTTTGCTTTGATTTTAACAAAAAAATGCAAGAAGAAATAGTTTTTGCTTTTGAATGAAAAGTTTCACACATGTAAATTGACAAAATTCTTTTGGGCAAAtgacaaattaaaataatttaatataacTGACTGatggttttatatattttttttaaatgttacatacctttttttactTACTGCAGGGCATTGATATATCTGGAGCCCAAGCCTCCCATGACTTGAGTTTACTAGAAGCAGAGGGCGGTGCAAGGTCTGGCTTTGACTGGGTGAAGCACCTTCAGACACCCCAGAAATTAACAAACGATGAGAATACTGGAGATGGCGTTGAGTCTTGCAAGAAGAAGTTAATGAAGTAAGTTATTTTTTGTCTAATAGGGAAggtcagtggttcccaaacttttctggTTGTGACCCTAAATACAGTCTTGATCTGGCCTGGCGACCCTAGATGCAtgaacatgtagcatttatttccaattgtgtatttttatatgttacACTTTCAGATATTTATGAttttatcctccacctcctcgctgTCTGCTTGGCAGACGAGTATTATACGTAAATGCTACTCATATTGTATTGTATATGTATGAATTCTTTATTACAATGCTACTTTTGTTAGTATGTGCTTAAGAGAATCTTCCTGATATCCTACTGAAGTAATTCAACTACATTCCTGAAATATCTATatctttttaatttttgttttcagtgCATTTGGATTTCTCTTCATCTCATGCCTTTGTTAATGTTAGTCAACCTATATCTTTTTACACCCCATTTGGTTTCAGAAATATTGGGTACAGATttcttctcccactttctttAATAATTCAGGAACACTTTCTGGCAATGCCAATATTGCATCTAATAATATGGATTGCCTACTCAGTGATTTTTTCCTTTCAGAACTTAAACAATAGTTGATTGAGAATTTCCCCATTTTAGAGATGGCCTGGCAGAGCAACTGAAGCATTTGCTGATGTCCTGGAGGTCAGACATCAGTATGTGGAGCCATGAGTTGTCCCTCACAACCCTTCGTGGAGCATCTCCAAGACAGTCCTCACCTCTGCCGTGCAATGTGCTGCACCCCACTGACGCCATAAAGGGTGTGGTGAAACTGCAGCCTcaggaaaaaaaaagcgagaTGAAGCTTCTGCATTCTCCAGCAGTAAGAAACTTGCAAGATTTGCTGATAGAGAACTCTGCATCTACACccggtactcctcctcctcgcaaaaTATCCCAAAAGTACCTGGAACTAGAACTGTTAGAGGTGGGAGGGTTGTTGCCCACTAATGCAGCAATGTGTGAAATTATGGACAGCAATGTGAAGGGCTTCCAGACGTCTAAGAGTATAAAGAcagaaaatgatgaaggaaatgaaacggGAGAGACTGGGAAAAAATTTCTTGTGTTCTTTGCTCTTAGTGAACACAATGTTACCTCTCTTTGTAAGCTTGACACTGTTAAAATCTATGCTCCTTGGTAAGTTATGAGGGACAccttttttacaccttttttatCATCCATCAGTCATCCTTTTAACCACAAAGTATTCATGAAGGTAGTGCAGCTTAGTAGTCTTCCTTACCTTAGCAATTGCCATCACTAAAGAATGTGAACCTTTCACAACTATGTACAGCAATGACGATGAAAATTGCTCAGAAAGGCAAGAGGGGGAAAACGACTGGTATAATAATACGTTTATGTAAAGGGACACTTGATAAATGAAACAGCATGTGATAAAGTGTAGAGATTTAGTTTAAGACATTTTCAATAGTGTGATAAGGCAAAATATTGGTATTTCACAGTACagtgtagaaaaaaaacattTTGAGGAATGAGTTGAGGCTGACAGATCAGAATTAGAAATATGAATGATAGAAAAGATGAGTATTCAAGACACACCCACCAAAAACACAACTAAAAATACGTTGATCAAGGGTTGTGGTAGCAACTAACATTTTTCCTCTTGGTTTATTGATTCACATTAACTCAAATTTGGCGAGCTCTCTCAAGCACCAGTTAGTTACCAAATGTGAGACTACTGTACATATgttttaaaattacattatttccaTGATAACCAATAACTATGCAGAAATAAAGGAAACGGGCATTTCAGGCAAAACCTCAGTGTCCCCGGCCATGATGTTCCTGCACTCTTCACCTCCTGCTTCAA
The nucleotide sequence above comes from Eriocheir sinensis breed Jianghai 21 chromosome 56, ASM2467909v1, whole genome shotgun sequence. Encoded proteins:
- the LOC126984280 gene encoding DNA repair-scaffolding protein-like isoform X1, whose amino-acid sequence is MAKWHNRAAILAEFTNSLSKESAGEDFAIDCSSSDEEVPLNPRVPVILSSCLSTSTRLPKKTKYEMNKSESYDSFKKHQHNKAHSPSRPSDSGQEAPAARRKGHIKNQEQAEERTPVSKVWSHEKLNLSNTGGFSPVCTTPLTSKIKSEIDINDPGIIFPSSEATYDEASTHSSGAYANAFEPPSPVLGWRRTGAWSCSPLIKAKKTKVKTCSSASGSHKVPKRKLAISKTASVKRQIITEDEAVQTNLNFNEGREAEKENQSNLNIDSVISDVNCNTKTGNLNESHGYDRESRVTQDGSQGQDTNSYPLLRPEAFKSEQSVLSQSSDHCIRQVVLPRCEDQSNSTFSNSDLQSTALTDLSPLQETPEHCVDHQASQIIVVASEGTDSQVDYNIEMPLTPSKHSLEGTDVSEGIDISGAQASHDLSLLEAEGGARSGFDWVKHLQTPQKLTNDENTGDGVESCKKKLMKDGLAEQLKHLLMSWRSDISMWSHELSLTTLRGASPRQSSPLPCNVLHPTDAIKGVVKLQPQEKKSEMKLLHSPAVRNLQDLLIENSASTPGTPPPRKISQKYLELELLEVGGLLPTNAAMCEIMDSNVKGFQTSKSIKTENDEGNETGETGKKFLVFFALSEHNVTSLCKLDTVKIYAPWQNLSVPGHDVPALFTSCFKFSPKEKGPPPSPAGNRKGVLTWTCSCSERTAPTSLCNVQSCSFPWVSRGQAGHPQQPGLDSGFTTIKDTPETPPRNGKLRAGTILEALEKCGGVSAVPVSITVRLHRTITRRKTSATVDAWELLGQDAAGQFCLVKIPNRPLAQDLKKPISDRTDSSATHTFTHLTMAQRLTNTQDPGLFSLISSLHKSYQSTVLRDSQLQPLFHDLASRPPQTCCYVLIASLGVTKVLHNEEQVTLPIRLPQWSLQEAHTVVCDGQRGSISVYALYKSGSSLYVMCPTSCQKMSPTLFSREKGTGSSCKEDSQSQVNILTRRVQLMGATLPPWIPESGTVMVTVLLKDVVVWHGNVVVDEYSSIELQKEARTTVDVLSLKEVLSPLSRLSQQDCLTLVSGTIINVDKENAFIYLTCGNCMSDKVQEVEGGLVDCSWCDGRSTLPSRTYSLEVWLDCGPDLQHAVVKVKLSQKTIEKLLSTTSEPQEEEYSPTPLLGRQVGPMVCVLLQMEHPSRFSACTSKLAELPH
- the LOC126984280 gene encoding uncharacterized protein LOC126984280 isoform X2 — encoded protein: MAKWHNRAAILAEFTNSLSKESAGEDFAIDCSSSDEEVPLNPRVPVILSSCLSTSTRLPKKTKYEMNKSESYDSFKKHQHNKAHSPSRPSDSGQEAPAARRKGHIKNQEQAEERTPVSKVWSHEKLNLSNTGGFSPVCTTPLTSKIKSEIDINDPGIIFPSSEATYDEASTHSSGAYANAFEPPSPVLGWRRTGAWSCSPLIKAKKTKVKTCSSASGSHKVPKRKLAISKTASVKRQIITEDEAVQTNLNFNEGREAEKENQSNLNIDSVISDVNCNTKTGNLNESHGYDRESRVTQDGSQGQDTNSYPLLRPEAFKSEQSVLSQSSDHCIRQVVLPRCEDQSNSTFSNSDLQSTALTDLSPLQETPEHCVDHQASQIIVVASEGTDSQVDYNIEMPLTPSKHSLEGTDVSEGIDISGAQASHDLSLLEAEGGARSGFDWVKHLQTPQKLTNDENTGDGVESCKKKLMKDGLAEQLKHLLMSWRSDISMWSHELSLTTLRGASPRQSSPLPCNVLHPTDAIKGVVKLQPQEKKSEMKLLHSPAVRNLQDLLIENSASTPGTPPPRKISQKYLELELLEVGGLLPTNAAMCEIMDSNVKGFQTSKSIKTENDEGNETGETGKKFLVFFALSEHNVTSLCKLDTVKIYAPWQNLSVPGHDVPALFTSCFKFSPKEKGPPPSPAGNRKGVLTWTCSCSERTAPTSLCNVQSCSFPWVSRGQAGHPQQPGLDSGFTTIKDTPETPPRNGKLRAGTILEALEKCGGVSAVPVSITVRLHRTITRRKTSATVDAWELLGQDAAGQFCLVKIPNRPLAQDLKKPISDRTDSSATHTFTHLTMAQRLTNTQDPGLFSLISSLHKSYQSTVLRDSQLQPLFHDLASRPPQTCCYVLIASLGVTKVLHNEEQVTLPIRLPQWSLQEAHTVVCDGQRGSISVYALYKSGSSLYVMCPTSCQKMSPTLFSREKGTGSSCKEDSQSQVNILTRRVQLMGATLPPWIPESGTVMVTVLLKDVVVWHGNVVVDEYSSIELQKEARTTVDVLSLKEVLSPLSRLSQQDCLTLVSGTIINVDKENAFIYLTCGNCMSDKVQEVEGGLVDCSWCDGRSTLPSRTYSLEVWLDCGPDLQHAVVKVKLSQKTIEKLLSTTSEPQEEVGPMVCVLLQMEHPSRFSACTSKLAELPH